Proteins from one Catenuloplanes atrovinosus genomic window:
- a CDS encoding SIMPL domain-containing protein has translation MRVALATLLLAAAWLPAAPAHASTTAPPVEGVVVTGTGEAYGEPDTAAVSLAVETSAPTVAKAMDDASAAAVRMRDALLRAGVARADLRTSDVTVDSTVDDEQKVTGYSARYELDATVRDLPKAGAIMSAAIAAGGDAARLDGVSFVIEDSAAVLAKARQRAFADARAKAELYAHQAGRALDRVVRVTEDAPGHSGADKQSYALGAGAADAAVPIEPGTQALTATVTVEWSFTDPR, from the coding sequence ATGCGCGTTGCCCTGGCGACCCTTCTCCTGGCCGCGGCGTGGCTGCCCGCCGCCCCGGCGCACGCCTCCACCACCGCTCCGCCCGTCGAGGGCGTGGTCGTCACCGGCACCGGCGAGGCCTACGGTGAGCCGGACACGGCCGCCGTCAGCCTCGCGGTGGAGACCAGCGCGCCGACCGTCGCGAAGGCCATGGACGACGCGAGCGCGGCGGCGGTCCGGATGCGGGACGCCCTGCTGCGGGCCGGGGTGGCCCGGGCCGACCTGCGCACGTCGGACGTCACCGTCGACTCCACCGTCGACGACGAGCAGAAGGTCACCGGGTACAGCGCGCGGTACGAGCTCGACGCCACCGTGCGGGATCTGCCGAAGGCCGGCGCGATCATGTCCGCGGCGATCGCGGCCGGCGGTGACGCCGCCCGGCTGGACGGCGTGTCGTTCGTGATCGAGGACTCGGCCGCGGTGCTGGCCAAGGCGCGGCAGCGGGCGTTCGCCGACGCCCGCGCCAAGGCCGAGCTGTACGCCCACCAGGCCGGCCGCGCGCTGGACCGGGTGGTCAGGGTGACCGAGGACGCCCCCGGTCACTCGGGAGCGGACAAGCAGTCCTACGCCCTGGGCGCGGGCGCGGCGGACGCCGCGGTGCCGATCGAGCCGGGCACGCAGGCGCTGACGGCGACGGTCACCGTCGAGTGGTCGTTCACCGACCCGCGATAG
- a CDS encoding serine/threonine-protein kinase codes for MWDGRQVGGRYLLREPLGDGGMSVVWRAEDTVLGREVAVKVLSADVSADPEALGRMYAEARAAASLRHDNVVEVYDYGETEIDGVPMPYVVMELVGGRPLSALLRAGALSWQVAVVIGAQVAAALAAAHDRGVVHRDVKPANVMVHSGGVKLVDFGISAAVGELEADSGQILGTPAYLAPERLAGGMVRPATDVYALGLLLYLMLAGRMPWNASTTTQMLKAHRYREPAPLPEIAGLPDEVVDLVRHCLDKAPAQRPAAIAAVRVLRRAAGLPPSTLITGLPPSTLRTGLEEREATAPVTGPPTVRARKIPHLPVRHRIAVGGALLAAAATTAVIYWPGGPRPEPAAAAPALTCRVTYTTQITSAGEAETAVTVANTGSGAVDGWTLSFRLPGEQKLLRGSDVTWRQTGDLVEASGAALAPGAATSASFDASYRTTVMLPASFTVNDVVCGAEMSVQAPPTSAPSSAPPAATGTEPQAPAPAPAAEPGPAAVPEPAAKPEPAGKKPTDKKPGKPAGKKPA; via the coding sequence GTGTGGGATGGACGACAGGTCGGCGGGCGCTACCTGCTGCGTGAGCCGCTGGGTGATGGCGGCATGTCCGTCGTGTGGCGGGCCGAGGACACCGTCCTCGGGCGTGAGGTGGCGGTCAAGGTTCTCTCCGCCGACGTGTCCGCCGATCCCGAGGCGCTGGGCCGGATGTACGCGGAGGCGCGCGCCGCCGCCAGTCTGCGCCACGACAACGTGGTCGAGGTGTACGACTACGGCGAGACCGAGATCGACGGCGTGCCCATGCCGTACGTGGTGATGGAGCTCGTCGGCGGCCGTCCGTTGAGCGCCCTGCTGCGCGCCGGCGCGCTGTCCTGGCAGGTCGCCGTCGTGATCGGCGCCCAGGTGGCGGCGGCGCTGGCGGCCGCGCACGACCGGGGCGTGGTGCACCGCGACGTCAAGCCGGCCAACGTCATGGTCCACTCCGGCGGCGTGAAGCTGGTCGACTTCGGCATCTCCGCCGCCGTCGGCGAGCTCGAGGCGGACTCCGGCCAGATCCTCGGCACCCCCGCCTACCTGGCCCCGGAGCGCCTGGCCGGCGGGATGGTCCGGCCCGCCACCGACGTGTACGCGCTCGGCCTGCTGCTCTACCTGATGCTGGCCGGCCGGATGCCGTGGAACGCGTCCACGACGACGCAGATGCTCAAGGCCCACCGCTACCGCGAGCCGGCGCCGCTGCCCGAGATCGCCGGCCTTCCGGACGAGGTCGTCGACCTGGTGCGCCACTGCCTGGACAAGGCGCCCGCGCAGCGCCCCGCCGCGATCGCCGCGGTCCGCGTGCTCCGCCGGGCCGCCGGGCTGCCGCCGTCCACGCTGATCACCGGGCTGCCGCCGTCGACGCTGCGCACCGGGCTGGAGGAGCGGGAGGCCACCGCGCCCGTGACCGGGCCGCCGACCGTCCGCGCCCGGAAGATTCCACACCTGCCGGTACGCCACCGGATAGCCGTGGGCGGCGCCCTGCTCGCCGCCGCGGCCACGACCGCCGTCATCTACTGGCCCGGTGGGCCGAGGCCGGAGCCGGCCGCCGCCGCGCCGGCGCTGACCTGCCGGGTCACCTACACCACGCAGATCACCTCCGCCGGGGAGGCGGAGACCGCGGTGACGGTCGCCAACACCGGCTCCGGCGCCGTCGACGGGTGGACGCTGTCGTTCCGGCTGCCGGGGGAGCAGAAGCTGCTGCGCGGCTCCGACGTCACCTGGCGGCAGACCGGCGACCTCGTCGAGGCCTCCGGCGCCGCGCTCGCCCCCGGCGCCGCCACCAGCGCCTCGTTCGACGCCTCCTACCGCACCACGGTGATGCTCCCGGCGTCCTTCACCGTCAACGACGTGGTCTGCGGCGCCGAGATGTCGGTCCAGGCCCCACCCACGTCGGCCCCGTCGTCCGCGCCACCGGCCGCGACCGGCACGGAACCGCAGGCCCCCGCCCCCGCCCCCGCCGCTGAGCCGGGGCCCGCCGCCGTGCCGGAGCCCGCCGCCAAGCCGGAGCCGGCCGGTAAGAAGCCCACGGACAAGAAGCCCGGCAAGCCCGCCGGCAAGAAGCCCGCCTGA
- a CDS encoding baeRF2 domain-containing protein, producing the protein MNLDNLRPLLLRPGTWASVYLDATRAGENAGHEIELRWRALRERLAEQGADAATLDAVSTAISDHPYQPGRYGLAVFACDGEVAMVETLPAPPPADEAELAPLPHVMPLLRQRHAQVPYVRVLTDRTGADLEALSAGGVPRHQQVEGSATFPLRKVHAGGWSHRHYLQAVEESWKRNAGDVAAAAADLADAVGAEFIVVGGDVRAVQTFTGRLPKRWQDRVIATDAGSRHAGADESALDDVIIQAVADRSDQHTREILDRYRAQEADGTAGSGLTDVVARLQRRQVDTVLLADDPSSTDTLWITPDDPALISVDDHVLREAGVENPRKVRADAALTRAIAASGATLVLLDPDDTPLDHGIGAVVRYPGG; encoded by the coding sequence ATGAACCTCGACAACCTGCGGCCACTACTGCTCCGCCCCGGCACCTGGGCATCCGTCTACCTGGACGCCACCCGGGCCGGCGAGAACGCCGGCCACGAGATCGAGCTGCGCTGGCGCGCCCTCCGGGAACGGCTGGCGGAGCAGGGCGCCGACGCGGCCACGCTCGACGCGGTGAGCACGGCCATCTCCGACCATCCCTACCAGCCCGGCCGGTACGGACTCGCCGTGTTCGCCTGCGACGGCGAGGTGGCCATGGTGGAGACGCTGCCCGCTCCCCCGCCCGCCGACGAGGCCGAGCTGGCACCGCTGCCACACGTCATGCCGCTGCTCAGGCAGCGCCACGCCCAGGTGCCGTACGTCCGGGTCCTCACCGACCGGACCGGCGCCGACCTCGAGGCCCTGTCCGCCGGCGGCGTACCCCGGCACCAGCAGGTCGAGGGCAGCGCCACGTTCCCGCTGCGGAAGGTGCACGCCGGCGGCTGGTCCCACCGGCACTACCTGCAGGCCGTCGAGGAATCCTGGAAGCGCAACGCCGGCGACGTGGCCGCGGCCGCGGCCGATCTCGCCGACGCCGTCGGCGCCGAGTTCATCGTGGTCGGCGGCGACGTCCGGGCCGTGCAGACCTTCACCGGCCGGCTGCCGAAGCGCTGGCAGGACCGGGTCATCGCCACCGACGCCGGATCCCGGCACGCCGGCGCCGACGAGTCCGCCCTGGACGACGTGATCATCCAGGCCGTCGCCGACCGCTCCGACCAGCACACCCGCGAGATCCTCGACCGCTACCGGGCGCAGGAGGCCGACGGTACGGCCGGCAGCGGCCTGACCGACGTGGTCGCCCGCCTCCAGCGCCGCCAGGTCGACACGGTCCTGCTCGCCGACGACCCCTCCTCCACCGACACCCTGTGGATCACCCCCGACGACCCGGCCCTCATCTCGGTCGACGACCACGTCCTGCGCGAGGCCGGCGTCGAGAATCCCCGGAAGGTACGGGCGGACGCCGCGCTGACCCGCGCGATCGCCGCCTCCGGGGCCACCCTCGTCCTACTCGACCCGGACGACACCCCACTGGACCACGGCATCGGCGCCGTCGTCCGCTACCCGGGCGGCTGA
- a CDS encoding acyl-CoA dehydrogenase family protein codes for MNEALLDAARKTVPTLAANAARTERELMPAPDSVAAVRAAGLFALTVPRAAGGQEADLRTLVEVLAALGRGCPSTAWVVGLNASNKGVARLMLSAEGQDAVLADPDAVCCASNVMSRQSSGVRVPGGLRVSGRWAMASGSELASLAMVGVPLPDGETPAVAMALVPVSDLSVERTWRAAGLAGTSSHTLVAEDVFVPDGFVNVPGAAGPARSIPPESMFTGGLAALAPMIGATRGARDLVAAAVAGGRAPYLTTYARVADSPLGRYWFTEAMRRTDTAMRRTVRVADVLDELPVGGRLPVAERVELRVELSTAARECREAMELLLDLHGASGFADDNPLQRFWRDVAVGTRHPFFTPYILAEDEGRLAFDVQPTVSLAL; via the coding sequence ATGAACGAAGCATTGCTGGACGCCGCCCGCAAGACGGTGCCCACGCTGGCGGCTAACGCGGCGCGTACCGAACGCGAGTTGATGCCGGCGCCGGACAGTGTGGCGGCGGTCCGGGCCGCCGGACTGTTCGCGCTCACGGTGCCGCGCGCGGCGGGCGGGCAGGAGGCCGATCTGCGTACGCTGGTGGAGGTGCTCGCCGCACTCGGCCGCGGCTGCCCGTCCACCGCGTGGGTCGTCGGCCTGAACGCCTCGAACAAGGGCGTGGCCCGGCTGATGCTGTCGGCCGAGGGACAGGACGCCGTCCTGGCCGACCCGGACGCCGTGTGCTGCGCCTCCAACGTGATGTCGCGGCAGAGCAGCGGGGTACGGGTGCCCGGTGGCCTGCGAGTCTCCGGGCGATGGGCGATGGCGTCCGGTTCCGAACTGGCGTCCCTGGCCATGGTCGGGGTGCCGCTGCCGGACGGCGAGACGCCGGCCGTGGCCATGGCCCTGGTGCCGGTCTCCGACCTGTCGGTGGAGCGGACCTGGCGGGCGGCCGGCCTCGCCGGTACGAGCAGCCACACTCTGGTGGCCGAGGACGTTTTCGTGCCGGACGGGTTCGTGAACGTCCCGGGTGCTGCCGGCCCGGCGCGGTCGATTCCGCCGGAATCGATGTTCACCGGCGGACTGGCGGCGCTCGCCCCGATGATCGGGGCGACCCGTGGAGCCCGGGACCTGGTCGCGGCGGCGGTCGCCGGCGGCCGGGCACCGTACTTGACGACCTACGCCCGGGTCGCGGACTCCCCGCTCGGGCGGTACTGGTTCACCGAGGCGATGCGGCGTACCGATACGGCGATGCGGCGTACGGTCCGGGTGGCCGACGTTCTCGACGAGTTGCCGGTGGGCGGACGGCTGCCGGTCGCCGAGCGGGTCGAGCTGCGCGTCGAGCTGTCGACGGCCGCCCGGGAGTGCCGCGAGGCGATGGAGCTGCTGCTCGACCTGCACGGGGCGAGCGGGTTCGCGGACGACAACCCGCTGCAGCGTTTCTGGCGGGACGTCGCCGTCGGCACCCGGCATCCGTTCTTCACGCCGTACATCCTGGCCGAGGACGAGGGCCGGCTCGCGTTCGACGTGCAGCCCACCGTGTCGCTCGCGCTCTAG
- a CDS encoding helix-turn-helix domain-containing protein translates to MIPGNDLGAALRRWRERATPSPGGFGSASRRRTPGMRRDELAAAAGVSAEYVKRLEQGHGRPSAQVLYALARALRLSSAEYEYLCSLAGHVPSRAGRVPYEVGPSARHLLDRLGDVPICVLDAAWTLLAWNAACEALCADSMLADGRRRNLAWRAFTSEARDATELRFQHAIVADLRATALRYPHDDWLTDLVVDLRAVSEPFAAMWESRVDYEDRPHRLTTRHPVVGELTVDCDIMTIHEGDLRAVVYTAEPGSIDAVRLATALAQHNRLG, encoded by the coding sequence GTGATCCCAGGCAACGATCTCGGCGCCGCGCTCCGGCGCTGGCGTGAGCGCGCGACCCCGTCGCCGGGTGGATTCGGCTCGGCCTCGCGCCGGCGTACGCCTGGAATGCGCCGGGACGAACTGGCCGCCGCGGCCGGCGTGTCCGCCGAGTACGTCAAGCGGCTCGAACAGGGGCACGGGCGGCCGTCCGCCCAGGTGCTGTACGCGCTCGCCAGGGCCCTGCGCCTGTCCAGCGCCGAGTACGAGTACCTCTGCTCGCTCGCCGGGCACGTGCCGTCCCGCGCGGGCCGGGTCCCGTACGAGGTGGGGCCCAGCGCGCGGCACCTGCTCGACCGGCTCGGCGACGTACCGATCTGTGTCTTGGACGCCGCCTGGACGCTGCTCGCCTGGAACGCGGCCTGCGAGGCATTGTGCGCCGACTCGATGCTGGCCGACGGCCGGCGGCGCAACCTGGCCTGGCGCGCCTTCACCAGCGAGGCGAGGGACGCGACGGAACTGCGATTCCAGCACGCGATCGTCGCCGACCTGCGGGCCACCGCCCTGCGTTATCCGCACGATGACTGGCTGACGGACCTGGTCGTCGACCTGCGGGCGGTGAGCGAGCCGTTCGCCGCCATGTGGGAGTCACGGGTCGACTACGAGGACCGGCCCCATCGGCTCACCACGCGTCATCCGGTCGTCGGCGAGCTCACGGTGGACTGCGACATCATGACGATCCACGAGGGTGACCTCCGTGCGGTCGTGTACACCGCGGAGCCCGGCTCGATCGACGCCGTACGCCTGGCCACCGCCCTGGCCCAGCACAACCGCCTGGGCTGA
- a CDS encoding DUF6578 domain-containing protein: protein MDLKVWVDDWQMQCCGAPFSVGDEVSWTLREPDTAWLEAVLDKDVAGGIGGAEEHHGGVSEDAVPTVGTVVAIHAVHCRYAPLSDEAGTRLVPVAGSGVVDTVRSADGWIPDRGDLRFAGYVVQLTGGQGAR from the coding sequence GTGGATCTGAAGGTCTGGGTCGACGACTGGCAGATGCAGTGCTGCGGCGCGCCGTTTTCCGTAGGCGACGAGGTGTCGTGGACGTTACGAGAACCGGACACCGCCTGGCTGGAAGCGGTGCTCGACAAGGACGTGGCCGGCGGCATCGGCGGAGCAGAGGAACATCATGGAGGCGTGAGCGAGGACGCTGTGCCCACCGTGGGGACCGTTGTCGCGATCCATGCCGTGCATTGCCGCTATGCCCCGCTATCCGACGAAGCGGGGACTCGGCTTGTTCCGGTGGCCGGATCCGGTGTTGTCGACACCGTTCGGTCGGCGGACGGCTGGATACCCGACCGCGGTGACCTCAGGTTCGCCGGATACGTGGTGCAGTTGACGGGTGGACAGGGCGCCCGATAA
- a CDS encoding DUF1330 domain-containing protein — protein MTAYVVIDLDVDNPEGFQEYLDGVVPLMERAGGRNVLTEPDTLVLEGDWRPSTLVIHEFPDRAAVQRFWDSPEYQPLKDIRRRHSRVRVVVGEND, from the coding sequence ATGACCGCGTACGTCGTCATCGATCTCGACGTGGACAACCCCGAGGGCTTCCAGGAATATCTCGACGGCGTCGTCCCGCTGATGGAGCGGGCCGGTGGCCGCAACGTGCTGACCGAGCCCGACACCCTCGTGCTGGAGGGCGACTGGCGGCCGTCCACCTTGGTGATCCACGAGTTCCCGGACCGGGCCGCCGTCCAGCGTTTCTGGGACTCGCCGGAGTACCAGCCGCTGAAGGACATCCGCCGCCGGCACTCACGGGTACGGGTGGTCGTCGGCGAGAACGACTGA